A genomic segment from Nitrospira sp. encodes:
- a CDS encoding T6SS AAA+ chaperone ClpV (TssH), protein MDAVDRRSLIRRLNRYCTQSLESAAGLCLSRTHYEVAIEHLLLKLLEDPTADLQAILTHFGIEPVRLQKALQRALEEFKSGNAAKPVFSPRLIEWLQETWLIGSIDLNLTEIRSGALLLTMVRDLGRFAYGFAEELLQPVRAEELRQKFFDMTAKSSEGDAGKAGAKGEAAGRGAETALGRFTVDFTVRARTDGIDPIFGRDREIRQMIDILARRRKNNPIVVGEAGVGKTAVVEGLALRIVQGDVPDLLKNMDMLALDLGLLQAGAGVRGEFEQRLKSVIDEVKASTKPIILFIDEAHMLVGAGGMQGMGDAANLLKPALARGELRTIAATTWSEYKKYFEKDAALARRFQLVKLEEPSETDAILVLRGLRGKYEEAHHVQVLDEGVVAAARMSSRYIAGRQLPDKAVDLLDTAAARIKIGLTSKPDRLETIERTIQALERERGAYQRDQLSGVAVDAERITMLDEAIAGRKQELEQLNARWREEKVLAESVLALRAKMQEAGGRDAGNFMAEWDRAKADLRKIQGRDPLMRIEVDTDVIAEVVSDWTGIPVGRMVRDEAQTILQLDDRLKTRIKGQDQAIESIARGIRASKAGIGNPAAPIGVFLFVGPSGVGKTETGLAVAEALFGGERFVVTLNMSEFQEKHTVSRLIGSPPGYVGYGEGGLLTEAIRQRPYSVVLLDEVEKADQEVLNIFYQVFDKGMLADGEGRVIDFKNTVIFLTSNLASDMILQLCASGTRPGLEEVIGAIRPLLSRHFKPALLARMTIVPFYPIDPDVMKLIVELKLNRLVQRLMESHRITCDYEPALVEQIVRCCHEVETGARNIDHIMQGSILPRISTEILSRMGEGRLPERLSLTLGPEGEFTLLFSERQAVVAQG, encoded by the coding sequence ATGGATGCAGTGGATAGACGATCCTTGATCCGCCGATTGAATCGCTACTGTACTCAGTCGCTTGAATCCGCTGCGGGGCTCTGTCTGTCCCGTACCCATTACGAGGTGGCGATCGAACATCTGCTGCTCAAATTGCTGGAGGATCCCACCGCCGACCTGCAGGCCATCCTGACCCATTTCGGAATCGAACCGGTCCGCCTGCAGAAGGCGCTGCAACGGGCACTCGAAGAGTTCAAGTCAGGGAATGCGGCCAAGCCGGTGTTCTCGCCGCGCCTCATCGAGTGGCTGCAGGAAACGTGGCTGATTGGATCGATCGACCTGAATCTCACCGAGATCCGGTCCGGCGCATTGCTGCTCACCATGGTGAGGGATCTCGGTCGTTTCGCCTACGGCTTCGCGGAGGAGTTGTTGCAACCGGTCCGAGCCGAAGAACTGAGGCAAAAATTTTTCGACATGACGGCCAAGTCTTCGGAAGGGGATGCAGGCAAGGCAGGAGCGAAAGGGGAGGCGGCAGGCCGGGGAGCGGAGACTGCCTTGGGGCGGTTCACGGTGGACTTTACGGTGCGGGCGCGTACCGACGGCATCGATCCGATCTTCGGACGGGATCGGGAAATCAGGCAGATGATCGATATCCTGGCCCGCCGTCGGAAGAACAATCCGATCGTGGTGGGAGAGGCAGGGGTCGGGAAGACGGCGGTCGTCGAAGGCCTGGCCCTGCGGATCGTGCAGGGGGATGTGCCGGACCTGCTCAAGAACATGGACATGCTCGCGTTGGACTTGGGATTGCTTCAGGCCGGCGCCGGTGTCAGGGGCGAGTTTGAACAGCGCCTCAAATCGGTCATCGACGAGGTCAAGGCCTCGACCAAACCGATCATTCTCTTCATCGACGAAGCGCACATGTTGGTCGGCGCGGGGGGCATGCAGGGGATGGGTGATGCCGCCAACCTGCTCAAGCCGGCCTTGGCGCGCGGCGAGTTGCGTACGATCGCCGCCACGACCTGGTCCGAGTACAAAAAGTATTTCGAAAAGGATGCGGCGCTGGCGCGGCGTTTCCAGCTGGTGAAACTGGAGGAGCCCTCGGAAACGGATGCCATCCTTGTCCTGCGCGGGTTACGGGGCAAGTATGAAGAGGCCCATCATGTTCAGGTGCTGGACGAGGGTGTTGTGGCTGCCGCCAGAATGTCCAGCCGGTACATTGCAGGGCGCCAGCTTCCGGACAAGGCAGTCGATCTCCTGGACACGGCCGCGGCCCGGATCAAGATCGGGCTCACGAGCAAACCGGACCGCCTGGAGACCATCGAACGGACGATCCAAGCGCTGGAACGGGAACGGGGAGCCTATCAACGAGACCAGCTCAGCGGCGTGGCGGTGGATGCAGAACGAATCACCATGCTCGATGAGGCCATCGCCGGACGGAAGCAGGAACTGGAGCAATTGAACGCGCGTTGGCGCGAAGAAAAGGTGCTAGCTGAATCGGTCCTGGCTCTGCGGGCAAAGATGCAGGAAGCAGGGGGTCGCGACGCAGGAAATTTCATGGCCGAATGGGACCGTGCCAAGGCGGACCTGCGCAAGATTCAAGGGAGAGATCCGCTCATGAGGATCGAAGTGGATACGGATGTCATCGCGGAGGTGGTGTCGGACTGGACCGGCATTCCCGTGGGTCGGATGGTCAGGGACGAGGCCCAAACCATTTTGCAATTGGACGACCGGCTCAAGACCAGGATCAAGGGGCAGGATCAGGCCATCGAATCCATCGCGAGGGGCATCAGGGCGTCCAAAGCCGGGATCGGGAATCCTGCCGCTCCGATCGGCGTTTTCTTGTTCGTGGGGCCCAGCGGCGTCGGCAAGACGGAGACAGGGTTGGCGGTCGCGGAGGCGCTCTTCGGCGGCGAACGGTTCGTGGTGACGTTGAATATGTCGGAGTTTCAAGAGAAACACACGGTCTCCCGGCTCATCGGTTCGCCGCCCGGCTACGTTGGGTATGGAGAGGGAGGCCTGTTGACCGAGGCGATCCGGCAGCGGCCCTATTCCGTGGTGCTGCTGGACGAGGTGGAAAAGGCCGATCAGGAGGTGCTGAACATCTTCTATCAAGTCTTCGACAAGGGCATGTTGGCAGATGGCGAGGGACGGGTCATCGATTTCAAGAACACGGTCATATTCCTCACCAGCAATCTCGCATCAGACATGATCCTCCAGCTCTGTGCCAGCGGGACGAGGCCGGGACTGGAAGAGGTGATCGGTGCCATCAGGCCGTTGTTGAGCCGGCACTTCAAGCCGGCGCTGTTGGCTCGCATGACGATCGTGCCCTTTTACCCCATCGATCCCGACGTGATGAAACTGATCGTGGAGTTGAAACTGAACCGCCTCGTGCAGCGCCTCATGGAGAGCCACCGCATCACCTGCGACTACGAGCCGGCCCTGGTCGAGCAGATCGTGCGGTGCTGTCACGAGGTTGAAACCGGGGCTCGCAACATCGACCATATCATGCAGGGTTCGATCCTCCCGCGGATCTCGACGGAAATCCTCTCGCGCATGGGAGAGGGCAGGCTGCCGGAACGGTTGAGCCTGACGCTGGGGCCGGAGGGAGAGTTCACCCTGCTGTTCTCGGAGCGCCAAGCAGTGGTGGCGCAAGGATAA
- a CDS encoding T6SS component TssF (ImpG/VasA), with amino-acid sequence MSRDGGVIDVTFNRYYRDEVDFLRQLGREFAEAHPKEAHFLADVGSDPDVERLLEGVAFLTGRIRQKLDDEFPELIHGVMNLLWPHYLRPIPAMSLLEFTPIPGAVTEHKRIPAMETEVESREVEGTSCRFRTTADVDLYPFQLDQVSLEGASGSRSALRLRFTLLPGATLGQVEVERLRLHLIGEPAYTLYYWLCRHVGTVKLRLVGPGRPAEEVALLDCKVEPVGFTKEGALLPYPTTAFEGYRLLQEYFAFPQKFLALDLSDLRPLAKRGSATTFDILILFTKAPPASLRLSKDHVRLFCTPVVNLFRLDSQPIQVTHERTEYLIRPSVAPASHYELFSVDGAVGHLRGTGEELQYEPFYSFRQGDGKAAARIYYHTRLRQSMVNDGAAETYVSFVNADEIPVRGWEVPTEIVTFDLTCTNRDLAGKLHVGDIHLPTDRSPGFAQFRNVVKVSPPCRVPLGGDLHWRLLSHLSLNYLSLTSVETLRGLLDLYNFAARQDEQAKRAQVRLLEGIVAVQSRGKDCLFHGMPVRGTEITLSLRRDHFLGEGDLFLFASVLCEFFALYASLNSFTELLVKETEQGELYSWPIRIGQQAVL; translated from the coding sequence GTGTCTAGAGACGGTGGGGTGATCGACGTGACGTTTAATCGTTACTATCGGGACGAGGTGGATTTTCTCAGGCAGCTGGGCCGCGAGTTTGCCGAAGCGCACCCCAAAGAGGCGCATTTCCTCGCCGATGTCGGGAGCGATCCCGATGTGGAACGATTACTCGAGGGCGTCGCCTTCCTGACCGGACGGATCAGACAGAAACTGGACGACGAGTTTCCCGAGCTGATTCACGGGGTCATGAATCTGCTCTGGCCCCATTACCTCCGGCCGATCCCCGCCATGAGCCTGCTGGAATTCACCCCGATCCCAGGGGCTGTCACGGAGCACAAACGGATCCCGGCGATGGAGACAGAAGTGGAATCCCGGGAGGTCGAGGGAACCAGTTGCCGCTTCCGCACGACAGCGGACGTGGACCTCTATCCCTTCCAGCTCGATCAGGTCTCCCTGGAGGGCGCCAGCGGAAGCCGATCCGCGCTCCGCCTCCGCTTCACCCTGCTGCCGGGAGCGACCTTGGGGCAGGTGGAAGTAGAGCGACTGCGGCTGCACCTGATCGGCGAACCTGCCTACACGCTCTATTATTGGCTCTGCCGCCACGTAGGGACGGTCAAGCTCCGCCTCGTCGGTCCCGGCCGACCGGCGGAAGAGGTGGCCTTACTGGACTGCAAGGTCGAACCGGTTGGGTTTACGAAGGAAGGGGCCTTGCTGCCTTACCCCACAACGGCGTTCGAAGGGTATCGGCTGCTCCAGGAGTATTTCGCCTTCCCTCAGAAATTTTTGGCCCTGGATCTCTCCGACCTGCGGCCCTTGGCCAAGCGAGGCTCCGCGACGACGTTCGACATCCTGATCCTGTTCACAAAGGCGCCGCCTGCGTCATTGCGGCTGTCCAAGGACCATGTCCGACTGTTCTGCACCCCCGTCGTCAATTTATTCCGGCTGGACTCCCAGCCGATTCAAGTCACCCACGAGCGGACCGAATACCTCATCCGTCCGTCGGTTGCTCCGGCGTCGCATTACGAACTGTTTTCGGTGGATGGTGCGGTCGGACATCTGCGCGGGACCGGAGAGGAATTGCAGTACGAGCCCTTTTATTCGTTTCGGCAAGGTGACGGCAAGGCTGCCGCACGGATCTATTACCACACGCGCCTCCGGCAATCGATGGTCAACGATGGAGCGGCTGAGACCTATGTCTCCTTCGTCAATGCGGACGAAATACCGGTCCGTGGCTGGGAAGTGCCGACCGAAATCGTGACGTTCGATCTGACCTGCACGAATCGTGACCTGGCCGGCAAGCTTCATGTGGGGGATATCCACCTGCCGACGGATCGTTCGCCGGGGTTCGCGCAGTTCCGCAATGTCGTCAAAGTTTCTCCGCCCTGCCGAGTGCCTCTGGGCGGGGATCTCCACTGGCGCCTGCTGTCGCACCTCTCCTTGAACTACCTCTCGCTGACCAGCGTCGAGACATTGCGGGGGCTGCTGGACCTCTACAACTTCGCCGCGCGCCAGGACGAACAGGCGAAACGGGCCCAGGTACGGTTGCTGGAAGGCATCGTGGCGGTGCAGAGCCGCGGGAAAGATTGCCTGTTCCACGGGATGCCGGTCCGCGGCACGGAGATCACGCTCTCGCTCAGGCGTGACCACTTCCTCGGTGAAGGGGATCTGTTTTTATTTGCCAGCGTGCTCTGCGAGTTTTTCGCCCTCTATGCGTCGCTGAATTCGTTTACCGAATTATTGGTGAAAGAAACCGAGCAGGGGGAGCTCTATTCATGGCCGATCAGGATCGGGCAACAGGCGGTCCTCTGA
- a CDS encoding T6SS component TssG (ImpH/VasB) translates to MADQDRATGGPLIEDLLRRAQDYSFFQLVSLLERLCRPKVFVGGEGPAEGEALRFRPELSFAFPPSDIAGLELIRKDPPQFRLTTTFFGLYGTTSPLPPFYTEDLMAQEEGEEPVRSFLDLFHHRLLSLFYRCWAKYRYQVQFEPSGEDRFSERMFAFLGLGTQEAAGRTGLPISRLLRYAGLFNQRPRSASALEGLLSDFFDGVQVHIEQCTARWVSIPTEQQSALGRKNCGLGQDCVLGSKVLSCQSSFRLSMGPLGHDRFVTLLPGSEGRDILWALVQLFVQDRFDVDLELVLRADEVPAVRLSSKEGDGQRSRLGQTSWFPAAAGDETPRRVLFPLSPTERQVAH, encoded by the coding sequence ATGGCCGATCAGGATCGGGCAACAGGCGGTCCTCTGATTGAGGATTTGCTCAGGAGGGCGCAGGACTACTCCTTCTTCCAGTTGGTCTCCCTCTTGGAGCGTCTCTGCCGGCCCAAGGTCTTTGTCGGGGGCGAAGGACCGGCTGAAGGGGAGGCCCTGCGGTTTCGACCGGAGTTGTCGTTCGCGTTTCCCCCTTCGGATATCGCCGGCCTGGAACTGATCAGGAAGGATCCGCCGCAGTTCCGGCTGACCACGACATTTTTCGGGCTCTATGGGACCACCTCCCCTCTCCCCCCGTTCTACACCGAGGACTTGATGGCTCAGGAAGAAGGGGAGGAACCGGTCCGCTCGTTTCTGGATCTGTTCCATCACCGGTTGCTGTCGCTATTCTACCGCTGCTGGGCCAAGTACCGCTACCAGGTGCAATTCGAGCCTTCCGGCGAGGATCGGTTTTCGGAGCGGATGTTCGCCTTTCTCGGCCTGGGTACGCAGGAAGCCGCAGGCAGGACCGGGTTGCCCATCAGCCGGCTTCTTCGTTACGCAGGACTGTTCAACCAGCGGCCAAGGTCGGCGTCGGCATTGGAGGGACTCCTGAGCGATTTCTTTGATGGGGTTCAGGTGCATATCGAACAGTGCACAGCCCGGTGGGTCTCAATCCCGACGGAGCAACAATCCGCCCTTGGCCGGAAGAACTGCGGGTTGGGGCAGGACTGTGTCCTGGGAAGCAAGGTCTTGAGCTGCCAGTCGAGCTTTCGTCTCTCAATGGGGCCTCTGGGGCACGACAGGTTTGTCACGCTCTTGCCCGGCAGCGAGGGTAGGGACATCTTGTGGGCGCTGGTTCAACTGTTTGTGCAAGACCGATTCGACGTTGATTTGGAACTGGTGTTGCGCGCCGATGAGGTGCCTGCCGTCCGGCTTTCGTCCAAGGAAGGGGATGGTCAGCGAAGCCGGCTGGGGCAGACGAGTTGGTTTCCTGCCGCGGCCGGTGATGAGACTCCGCGGCGGGTCCTCTTCCCACTCAGTCCGACCGAGAGGCAGGTGGCGCACTGA
- a CDS encoding Toxin 1, PIN domain, whose amino-acid sequence MILLDVNVLVYAHREDTPNHHAYVSWLEDLINSDQAYGLSDLVLSGFIRVVTHPKVFTPRSTIHQAIAFVQQLRGQPNCVVIAPGPRHWDIFCRLCKEADVKGNLVPDAYFAALAIESGSEWVTTDHDYSRFSGLRCRHPLQ is encoded by the coding sequence GTGATTCTGCTTGATGTCAACGTCCTGGTGTACGCACATCGGGAAGACACGCCAAATCACCACGCGTACGTGAGCTGGCTTGAGGACCTGATTAACTCCGATCAAGCGTACGGCCTTTCTGACCTCGTGCTGAGCGGTTTTATCCGCGTTGTGACCCATCCGAAAGTCTTTACTCCCCGCAGCACCATTCACCAAGCGATCGCGTTTGTGCAACAGTTACGCGGTCAACCCAATTGCGTGGTCATCGCCCCAGGTCCCCGCCACTGGGACATTTTTTGTCGTCTCTGTAAAGAAGCCGACGTCAAAGGGAATCTCGTACCGGATGCCTACTTCGCTGCACTGGCCATCGAAAGCGGCAGCGAGTGGGTCACCACCGACCACGACTACAGCCGTTTTTCAGGTTTGCGCTGCCGCCATCCCCTGCAGTGA
- a CDS encoding T6SS component TssC (ImpC/VipB): MADTQGTPSTQGPVAESEASLIDQMLEPIDIRPQEEAYSPARRGLEEIVRALLVTERKDLKVNQAMVVDMIAELDKKLGAQVDAILHHATFQKLESSWRGLKLAVERTNFRENIQFEILNLSKEELLTDFVEAPDITKSGLYKHVYTAEFGQFGGNPIGAMIANYEFGPGPQDIKLLQYVASVATMAHAPFVGAAGPKFFGMESFLRLPNLKDLKTHFEGPQYIKWNSFRDSEDARSVGLCLPRFLLRLPYGQETNPVKLFNYNESLSNGHESYLWGNTAFAFATRLTDSFAKSRWYTNIIGPISGGTVEDLPVHLFESMGGIETKIPTEILISGEREKELADAGFISLTMRKGSDNACFFSANSCQRPKTFGQGPEGKKAEANYRLGTQMPYLFIINRLAHYIKVLQTEQLGSTKDRADLERELNTWISQYVSAQDVVTAEVRRRRPLRDAQVTVSDVEGNPGWYRVDMKVVPHIKYMGAFFTLSLVGKLDKKK; this comes from the coding sequence ATGGCGGACACACAAGGGACCCCATCCACGCAGGGACCGGTGGCGGAATCTGAAGCAAGTCTCATCGACCAGATGTTGGAGCCGATCGATATCAGGCCGCAAGAAGAGGCCTATTCTCCCGCCAGACGAGGGCTCGAGGAGATCGTGCGGGCGCTCCTCGTGACGGAGCGGAAGGACCTGAAGGTCAATCAGGCCATGGTGGTCGACATGATCGCCGAGCTGGATAAGAAGCTCGGTGCGCAGGTGGACGCTATCCTGCACCATGCCACATTCCAGAAGCTGGAATCCTCCTGGCGCGGCCTGAAGCTGGCGGTGGAGCGGACCAATTTCCGGGAGAATATCCAGTTCGAGATCCTGAACCTCTCGAAGGAAGAACTGCTGACCGATTTTGTCGAAGCGCCGGACATCACCAAGTCCGGTCTGTACAAGCATGTGTATACGGCCGAGTTCGGGCAATTCGGCGGTAATCCCATCGGTGCGATGATCGCCAATTACGAATTCGGACCAGGCCCCCAAGACATCAAGCTCCTGCAATATGTCGCGAGCGTGGCCACGATGGCCCATGCGCCGTTCGTGGGGGCGGCCGGACCCAAGTTCTTCGGCATGGAGAGTTTCCTGCGGTTGCCCAATCTCAAAGACCTGAAGACGCATTTCGAAGGACCGCAATACATCAAGTGGAATTCGTTCCGCGACTCGGAGGATGCCCGTTCCGTCGGCCTCTGCCTGCCGCGGTTCCTGTTGCGGTTGCCCTACGGCCAGGAGACGAATCCGGTGAAGCTGTTCAATTACAACGAATCCTTGAGCAACGGCCACGAGAGTTATCTCTGGGGCAATACGGCCTTTGCCTTTGCCACTCGCCTCACGGACAGTTTTGCCAAGTCGCGCTGGTACACGAACATCATCGGCCCGATCAGCGGCGGCACGGTGGAGGATTTGCCGGTGCACCTGTTTGAGTCGATGGGGGGGATCGAAACCAAGATCCCGACGGAGATCCTCATTTCCGGCGAACGCGAAAAGGAATTGGCCGATGCCGGGTTCATCTCATTGACCATGCGGAAAGGGTCGGACAACGCCTGTTTCTTCTCCGCCAATTCCTGCCAACGGCCCAAGACCTTCGGACAGGGTCCGGAGGGCAAGAAGGCGGAGGCGAACTATCGGCTGGGCACCCAGATGCCCTATCTGTTCATCATCAACCGCTTGGCCCATTACATCAAGGTGCTCCAGACGGAACAGCTCGGCAGCACGAAGGATCGGGCGGACTTGGAGCGGGAGCTCAACACCTGGATCAGCCAGTATGTCTCCGCGCAGGATGTCGTCACGGCGGAAGTGCGGAGGAGGCGTCCGTTGCGTGATGCCCAAGTGACGGTCAGCGATGTGGAGGGGAATCCCGGATGGTACCGGGTGGATATGAAGGTGGTGCCACATATCAAATACATGGGCGCCTTCTTCACGTTATCCCTCGTCGGGAAGCTGGACAAGAAAAAATAG
- a CDS encoding DUF6484 domain-containing protein, translating into MATTLMEILDWLPSQKNEEKFMSVGKITEITKEGRPRVDYPGNKLGPIEARSIIELPATLLDGRLDDIPVLLLFEGGDPSLPIIVGIIRDTVASPDRQAAISSPTGPMRDVSLDGKKLLFEAQEEIVLRCGKGTMTLRKDGKILVKGTEIVSRASGANKIKGASVLIN; encoded by the coding sequence ATGGCTACTACGTTAATGGAAATACTCGATTGGCTTCCTTCGCAGAAAAATGAAGAAAAGTTCATGTCTGTGGGAAAGATTACCGAGATTACGAAAGAGGGACGACCTCGTGTTGATTATCCGGGGAACAAGCTTGGCCCCATCGAAGCCCGATCGATTATCGAACTGCCGGCAACGTTGCTTGATGGTCGCTTAGACGACATTCCCGTGCTGTTGCTGTTCGAGGGCGGCGACCCCTCTTTGCCGATCATTGTGGGGATCATTCGCGACACGGTCGCTTCGCCTGATCGTCAAGCCGCGATATCTTCTCCCACTGGTCCCATGCGTGACGTGAGCCTTGATGGGAAGAAACTTCTGTTTGAGGCGCAGGAAGAGATTGTCCTGCGTTGCGGAAAGGGCACGATGACGCTCCGGAAGGATGGAAAGATCCTGGTGAAAGGAACTGAGATCGTGAGCCGGGCGTCAGGCGCCAACAAGATCAAGGGCGCCAGCGTCCTGATTAATTGA
- a CDS encoding T6SS component Hcp has product MPIPAYMTVEGEKQGKIEGSCDLLNHEGTILLQAFNHEVHIPSDPQTGLASGKRIHGPLKIVKEVDKSSPLLYQALCTGEHLKTVEIKWYRISKDGTEEHYFTTKLEDAIVVLMHPWMPNCLEKTSGEFGHMEDVAFTYRKAIWRHEVDKLEAQDDWKAPK; this is encoded by the coding sequence ATGCCGATCCCAGCCTATATGACAGTCGAAGGAGAAAAACAGGGCAAAATCGAAGGGTCATGCGATCTGTTAAATCACGAGGGAACGATTCTTCTCCAGGCGTTCAACCACGAAGTGCACATTCCGTCCGATCCGCAGACCGGCCTCGCGTCGGGAAAGCGCATCCATGGTCCGCTCAAGATCGTGAAGGAGGTGGACAAGTCGTCGCCGCTTCTGTATCAGGCCCTCTGCACCGGAGAACACCTCAAGACCGTCGAGATCAAATGGTACCGCATCTCGAAGGATGGGACCGAGGAACATTACTTCACGACGAAGTTGGAGGACGCGATCGTCGTGCTGATGCACCCCTGGATGCCGAACTGCCTTGAAAAGACATCCGGGGAGTTCGGCCACATGGAGGACGTCGCCTTTACCTATCGAAAGGCGATCTGGAGACATGAGGTGGACAAGCTGGAAGCGCAGGATGACTGGAAGGCTCCGAAGTAA
- a CDS encoding VgrG protein: MPIVEITTEAPHVFKAGGYPADKLRVLRFEGHEGLSQVFRFNLDLASSDQKIDFDQVVGQPALLTVRGIKGTRSVHGIVSLFEQTGKEGKWSLYRAEIVPAIWKLGLRVDCRIFQDKTIPDIIKQVLLDAGLTANQFRFALNVGRYKDRTYCVQYGESDLNFISRLMEECGIWYFFEHSDTNHVLVMGDDPSAYATPSGSSSIAYHAAATAGVSTDEHISFFSYHRQIRCGAVKLRDFDFEKPRLNVTGDAQAKSDGKLEAYDYLGECRDNSERSHLAKVRLEEAQAIRQLGAGQSDCCRIIPGYRFTLDQCHRSDLNREYLVVRVTHKGNQQQVLGAETAGNVANEPPYENRFDCIPSDIPFRPPSITARPKIQGPQTAIVVGPKGEEVYTDRYGRVKVQFHWDRVGGRDEKSSCWVRVAQVWAGASWGAMFIPRIGQEVLVEFLQGDPHQPIVTGRVYNGDNMPPYALPSEKTKSTIKSNSSTGGGGSNEIRFEDGKGSEEIFIHAQKDKNLIVEHDQTIAVRNDRAESVTHDRTLQVGNNKAEAVGGNKTISIAGGHTEKIDGSMNIMVGSTLTETVLINYAETVGGAMELTVGGALAITVGAAMAETVGGAKAESVGGAKSENIGLVSALNVGGNRNETIGKSQIVAVSKDLSETVGGQHKESVTKEYILNAQKIQLVAQDQIHIKTGNAEITMQKNGNMTIKGKKLTIEGSGDVIIKGSKVSVN, encoded by the coding sequence ATGCCTATCGTGGAGATCACAACGGAAGCGCCGCATGTCTTCAAGGCCGGCGGCTATCCGGCGGATAAGCTCAGGGTCCTTCGATTCGAGGGCCACGAAGGCCTCTCCCAAGTCTTCCGTTTCAACCTGGACTTGGCCTCGTCGGACCAGAAGATTGATTTCGATCAAGTCGTCGGCCAGCCGGCCCTGCTCACCGTGCGTGGAATCAAGGGGACGCGGTCCGTCCATGGAATCGTCAGCCTGTTCGAGCAAACTGGAAAAGAGGGGAAATGGAGCCTCTACCGGGCAGAGATCGTGCCGGCGATCTGGAAGTTGGGCCTTCGAGTCGACTGCCGGATTTTCCAGGATAAGACCATTCCGGACATCATCAAACAGGTGCTCCTCGATGCGGGCTTGACAGCCAATCAATTCCGGTTTGCGTTGAATGTCGGCCGCTACAAGGATCGAACCTACTGTGTTCAATACGGTGAGTCGGACCTCAATTTCATCAGCCGGCTCATGGAGGAGTGCGGGATCTGGTATTTCTTCGAACACAGTGACACCAACCATGTGTTGGTGATGGGCGATGATCCTTCCGCCTATGCGACGCCGTCCGGCTCCTCATCGATTGCCTACCATGCGGCGGCCACCGCCGGCGTATCCACCGACGAACATATTTCCTTCTTTTCCTACCACCGGCAGATCCGATGCGGGGCCGTCAAACTGCGGGATTTTGATTTCGAAAAGCCACGTTTGAATGTCACGGGAGACGCGCAGGCCAAGAGCGACGGCAAGTTGGAGGCCTACGACTATCTTGGCGAATGCCGGGACAACAGCGAGCGGAGTCACTTGGCCAAGGTGCGGCTGGAGGAGGCGCAGGCAATCAGACAATTGGGTGCCGGTCAGAGCGATTGCTGCCGGATCATCCCCGGTTATCGTTTTACCCTGGACCAATGCCACCGGTCCGATCTGAATCGCGAATACCTAGTCGTGAGGGTCACGCACAAGGGAAATCAGCAACAGGTGTTGGGTGCAGAAACTGCCGGCAACGTCGCGAACGAGCCGCCCTACGAGAACAGGTTTGACTGTATTCCTTCCGATATCCCGTTCCGTCCTCCCTCGATCACGGCGAGACCCAAGATCCAGGGGCCGCAGACTGCCATCGTGGTCGGTCCAAAAGGAGAAGAGGTCTATACGGATAGGTATGGGCGCGTGAAGGTTCAGTTCCACTGGGACCGTGTGGGGGGCCGAGACGAAAAAAGCTCCTGCTGGGTACGGGTGGCGCAGGTCTGGGCCGGCGCGAGTTGGGGTGCCATGTTCATTCCACGGATCGGGCAGGAAGTCTTGGTGGAGTTTCTGCAAGGGGATCCCCATCAGCCGATCGTCACGGGACGGGTCTACAACGGCGACAACATGCCGCCCTATGCCCTGCCAAGCGAGAAGACCAAGAGCACCATCAAGTCCAACAGCTCCACCGGCGGCGGAGGGTCGAACGAGATTCGGTTCGAAGATGGGAAGGGGAGTGAAGAGATTTTCATCCATGCCCAAAAGGACAAGAACCTCATTGTTGAGCATGACCAGACGATCGCGGTCAGGAACGATCGAGCTGAATCGGTGACGCACGACCGGACCCTCCAGGTCGGCAACAACAAGGCAGAGGCAGTCGGCGGCAATAAAACGATCAGCATCGCCGGCGGACATACTGAGAAGATCGACGGCAGCATGAACATTATGGTCGGCTCAACCCTTACCGAGACGGTGCTGATTAACTATGCCGAGACCGTCGGTGGCGCGATGGAGCTGACGGTCGGAGGGGCCCTCGCAATCACGGTGGGGGCGGCAATGGCCGAAACGGTTGGTGGCGCGAAAGCCGAGTCGGTCGGAGGAGCAAAATCAGAAAACATTGGATTAGTGAGCGCCCTGAACGTCGGGGGCAATCGCAATGAGACGATAGGGAAGAGCCAGATCGTGGCAGTCAGCAAAGACTTATCAGAAACCGTCGGAGGTCAGCACAAGGAGTCGGTGACGAAAGAGTACATTCTCAATGCGCAAAAAATACAGCTTGTCGCCCAAGATCAAATCCACATTAAAACCGGCAACGCCGAAATCACGATGCAAAAGAACGGGAACATGACCATAAAAGGCAAGAAGCTGACCATCGAAGGAAGCGGGGACGTCATTATCAAGGGCAGTAAGGTATCGGTGAACTGA